In Burkholderia sp. WP9, a genomic segment contains:
- a CDS encoding ATP-binding protein, with protein sequence MDKLEQFLTRAEAVLVRLEAMLPPAAPDIDWSAAVAFRWRKRQGRGYLQPVPAISAITLDDLQNIDRQKGLIEQNTRQFVHKQPANNVLLTGARGTGKSSLIKACLNAYAKDGLRLIEVDKDDLHDLGDIVDLIAQRPERFVVFCDDLSFEDGESGYKALKVALDGSIAAQSDNVLIYATSNRRHLLPEYMSDNETYKHTSDGEIHPGELVEEKISLSERFGLWVSFYPFKQDDYLSIIAHWLRHFGCDDAEIEAARGDALVWALERGSRSGRVAWQFARDWSGRKTSA encoded by the coding sequence ATGGACAAACTCGAACAGTTTCTGACGCGGGCCGAAGCCGTGCTCGTCCGCCTGGAGGCCATGCTTCCGCCCGCCGCACCGGATATCGACTGGTCGGCCGCAGTCGCCTTCCGCTGGCGCAAGCGCCAGGGGCGCGGTTACCTGCAACCGGTGCCGGCTATCTCGGCGATCACGCTCGACGACCTGCAGAATATCGATCGCCAGAAAGGCCTGATCGAGCAGAACACCCGGCAATTCGTGCATAAGCAACCGGCCAACAACGTGCTGCTGACGGGCGCGCGCGGCACCGGCAAATCGTCGCTAATCAAGGCGTGTCTGAACGCCTATGCAAAAGACGGCCTGCGTCTGATCGAGGTGGACAAGGACGATCTGCACGACCTCGGCGATATTGTCGACCTGATCGCGCAGCGGCCGGAACGCTTCGTGGTGTTCTGCGACGACCTCTCGTTCGAAGACGGCGAATCGGGCTACAAGGCGCTGAAGGTCGCGCTCGACGGCTCGATCGCCGCGCAGTCGGACAACGTGCTGATTTACGCGACGTCGAATCGCCGTCATCTGTTGCCCGAGTATATGAGCGACAACGAGACATACAAGCACACGTCCGACGGCGAGATTCACCCGGGCGAACTGGTGGAAGAGAAGATCTCGCTGTCCGAGCGTTTCGGGCTGTGGGTCAGCTTCTATCCGTTCAAGCAGGACGACTACCTGTCGATCATCGCCCACTGGCTGCGGCATTTTGGCTGCGACGACGCCGAAATCGAAGCGGCGCGCGGCGATGCGCTGGTATGGGCACTGGAGCGCGGCTCGCGTTCGGGACGTGTCGCGTGGCAGTTCGCGCGCGACTGGTCCGGCCGCAAGACCTCAGCGTGA
- a CDS encoding ATPase, T2SS/T4P/T4SS family, whose product MQASIQPATPSPRPIASAHENAAQAKPKAFARDAGAATIASSDDAPAVRLLTDTLQEATRRNASDLHIEPAEHGWRVRLRIDGVLHEIPRPPAHLRDAFITRVKVLARMDIAERRVPQDGRLRISTSPGRVEDYRVNSLPTLFGEKLVLRRLDALPANLSLDSLGLDARQRATVDAAIRAPHGLVLVTGPTGSGKTLSLYCFLNLLNGEARNLCSVEDPAEIQLAGINQVSVREKAGLTFAVALRAFLRQDPDVIMVGEIRDEETADVAVKAAQTGHLVLSTLHTNDAPAAVARLIDIGVEPYNLAAALRMVTAQRLVRRLCAACRVPAPQSAAALRAAGFGEHQLDGWQPFAACGCAACHGIGYRGRVGVHQVMPVSDAMRELIVASAGTHELARLAQTEQVATLRDAALARVRDGTTSLAEALAATEVA is encoded by the coding sequence ATGCAAGCTTCGATTCAACCCGCGACGCCGTCGCCGCGTCCCATCGCAAGCGCTCACGAGAACGCTGCCCAGGCAAAGCCGAAGGCATTCGCACGCGACGCTGGCGCAGCAACTATCGCCAGTTCCGACGACGCCCCCGCCGTGCGTCTGCTGACCGACACGTTGCAGGAAGCCACCCGCCGCAACGCGTCGGACCTTCACATCGAACCGGCGGAACACGGCTGGCGCGTGCGCTTGCGTATCGACGGCGTGCTGCACGAGATCCCGCGGCCGCCCGCGCATCTGCGCGATGCCTTCATTACTCGCGTGAAGGTGCTCGCTCGCATGGATATCGCCGAGCGGCGCGTACCGCAGGATGGGCGGCTGCGCATTTCCACCTCGCCCGGCCGCGTCGAGGACTATCGCGTCAATTCGCTGCCTACGCTGTTCGGCGAAAAGCTCGTACTGCGAAGACTCGATGCGCTGCCCGCGAATCTTTCTCTCGACTCGCTCGGACTCGATGCGCGCCAACGCGCAACTGTCGACGCCGCGATTCGCGCGCCGCACGGCCTCGTGCTCGTCACGGGGCCGACAGGGAGTGGCAAGACGCTGTCGCTCTATTGCTTCCTGAATCTGCTCAACGGCGAGGCGCGCAATCTGTGTTCCGTGGAAGATCCCGCCGAAATCCAGTTGGCCGGTATCAATCAGGTCAGCGTGCGCGAAAAAGCCGGCCTGACCTTCGCGGTGGCGTTGCGCGCCTTTCTCCGCCAGGACCCGGACGTCATCATGGTTGGTGAAATCCGCGACGAAGAGACCGCCGACGTCGCGGTGAAAGCCGCGCAAACCGGCCACCTCGTCCTGTCGACGCTGCATACGAACGACGCGCCCGCTGCAGTCGCGCGCCTGATCGATATCGGCGTGGAGCCATACAACCTCGCGGCCGCGTTGCGGATGGTGACCGCACAACGGCTGGTGCGGCGCCTCTGCGCTGCGTGCCGCGTGCCTGCGCCGCAGTCGGCGGCGGCGCTTCGGGCAGCGGGCTTCGGTGAGCATCAACTCGACGGCTGGCAGCCGTTCGCCGCCTGCGGATGCGCGGCGTGCCACGGCATCGGCTATCGGGGCCGCGTCGGCGTTCATCAGGTTATGCCCGTTTCCGATGCGATGCGCGAGTTGATCGTGGCCAGCGCCGGCACGCACGAACTCGCGCGGCTCGCGCAGACCGAACAGGTGGCCACCCTGCGTGACGCGGCGTTAGCGCGTGTGCGCGACGGCACTACCAGTCTCGCCGAAGCACTCGCCGCCACCGAGGTCGCATGA
- the coaE gene encoding dephospho-CoA kinase (Dephospho-CoA kinase (CoaE) performs the final step in coenzyme A biosynthesis.), whose amino-acid sequence MFVVGLTGGIGSGKSTVADLFAAHGVPLVDTDLIAHRITAPHGVAMPQIAAEFGEAFVAADGSLDRARMRTLVFSDDSARKRLEAITHPLIRAETEREQREAQGPYVIVVVPLLVESGSWKSRVNRVLTVDCSVETQISRVMSRNNFSREQVLAIIARQATREARLTAADDVIDNDNAPLHALKAQVDAQHRVYLSLAGA is encoded by the coding sequence ATGTTCGTTGTGGGACTCACCGGTGGCATAGGCAGCGGCAAATCGACTGTCGCCGACCTGTTTGCCGCGCACGGCGTGCCGCTGGTCGACACCGACCTGATCGCGCATCGCATCACCGCGCCGCATGGCGTGGCGATGCCGCAGATTGCCGCGGAGTTCGGCGAGGCGTTCGTCGCCGCTGACGGCTCGCTCGACCGCGCCCGCATGCGCACGCTCGTATTCAGCGACGACAGCGCGCGCAAACGCCTCGAGGCCATCACGCATCCACTGATTCGTGCGGAGACCGAACGTGAGCAGCGCGAGGCCCAAGGGCCATATGTGATCGTGGTGGTGCCGCTGCTGGTCGAGTCCGGCAGTTGGAAAAGCCGCGTGAATCGCGTGCTGACGGTCGATTGCAGCGTGGAAACGCAGATTTCGCGCGTGATGAGCCGCAACAATTTCAGCCGCGAACAGGTGCTGGCAATCATCGCCCGCCAGGCCACGCGCGAAGCACGCCTCACCGCAGCCGACGACGTGATCGACAACGACAACGCGCCGCTCCACGCGCTCAAGGCGCAAGTCGACGCACAGCATCGCGTGTATCTGTCGCTTGCCGGAGCATGA
- the zapD gene encoding cell division protein ZapD, with product MILYEYPFNERIRTLLRLEDLFERFTFFLTQEDAREHHVALTTLFEISEVAGRADLKSDLMKELERQRQTLAPFRGNPGIEQNALEAVLGEIEQTLAGLSQMQGKTGQHLADNEWLASIRSRAIIPGGTCKFDLPSYYAWQQIHPDQRRQDIAKWVTPLLPLRDAATIVLRLARESGQASKVMAMQGSYQQMLSGRSYQLMQVRVAPELRVIPEASANKYMLWVRFTVQDGDLRPRAVDVDVPFQLTLCSL from the coding sequence TTGATCCTTTACGAGTATCCCTTCAACGAGCGAATCCGGACGCTGCTGCGCCTCGAAGATCTGTTCGAGCGCTTCACGTTCTTTCTGACTCAGGAAGACGCCAGGGAACATCACGTCGCACTGACCACGCTGTTCGAAATCTCAGAGGTTGCGGGTCGCGCGGATCTGAAGTCGGATCTGATGAAAGAACTCGAGCGCCAACGGCAAACACTGGCGCCGTTTCGCGGCAATCCGGGAATCGAGCAAAACGCGCTCGAGGCCGTGCTCGGCGAGATCGAGCAAACGCTCGCGGGGCTTTCGCAGATGCAAGGCAAAACCGGCCAGCACCTTGCGGACAACGAATGGCTCGCCAGCATCCGCAGCCGCGCGATCATTCCGGGCGGCACCTGCAAGTTCGATTTGCCGTCCTACTATGCCTGGCAACAGATTCATCCCGATCAGCGCCGCCAGGACATCGCCAAGTGGGTGACGCCGCTGCTGCCGCTGCGCGACGCGGCCACCATCGTTCTGCGGTTGGCGCGTGAATCCGGCCAGGCGTCCAAGGTCATGGCCATGCAGGGCAGCTATCAGCAAATGCTGTCCGGCCGTTCGTATCAATTGATGCAGGTGCGGGTGGCGCCGGAATTGCGCGTGATCCCCGAGGCCAGCGCCAACAAGTACATGCTGTGGGTGCGCTTTACCGTGCAGGACGGCGATCTGCGTCCGCGCGCGGTAGATGTCGACGTACCGTTCCAGCTCACGCTTTGCAGCCTGTAA
- the yacG gene encoding DNA gyrase inhibitor YacG: MPTVVKCPTCGKDVRWTPENRFRPFCSDRCKQIDLGAWAAEKYKIGGSEQEASSDETPGGDYSAH; encoded by the coding sequence ATGCCTACTGTCGTCAAATGCCCCACTTGCGGAAAGGACGTCCGCTGGACACCTGAAAACCGCTTCCGCCCCTTCTGCTCTGACCGCTGCAAGCAGATCGATCTCGGCGCCTGGGCCGCTGAGAAGTACAAGATTGGCGGATCCGAGCAGGAAGCGTCGTCGGACGAGACGCCTGGCGGGGATTACAGCGCGCATTGA
- a CDS encoding NUDIX domain-containing protein, translated as MSDDTQKNAAGRKVTEVAVGVLVQPDGRYLLAQRPAGKPYEGYWEFPGGKLEAGESVEAALARELHEELGIAVKASHLWHTLEHDYPHAYVRLFFCKVTQWSGEPHGREGQAFVWQTLPADVEPLLPATIPVLEWLAAEKN; from the coding sequence ATGAGCGACGACACGCAGAAGAACGCCGCGGGCCGCAAGGTGACGGAAGTCGCCGTCGGCGTGCTGGTTCAACCCGATGGGCGCTATCTGCTGGCGCAGCGCCCGGCCGGCAAGCCGTACGAGGGGTACTGGGAGTTTCCGGGCGGCAAGCTGGAAGCGGGCGAGTCGGTCGAGGCAGCGCTCGCCCGTGAGTTGCACGAGGAACTGGGTATCGCCGTTAAGGCGAGCCATCTGTGGCACACGCTCGAACACGACTATCCGCACGCTTATGTGCGGCTCTTTTTCTGCAAGGTGACGCAGTGGTCCGGCGAACCGCACGGCCGCGAAGGTCAGGCTTTTGTCTGGCAGACGCTGCCTGCGGATGTCGAGCCTCTCTTGCCGGCGACCATTCCCGTGCTGGAATGGCTGGCGGCGGAAAAGAACTGA
- a CDS encoding A24 family peptidase, with translation MRATTLLVPDTSSSLLPGLLPGRIDHFATGLGFAFGSLPTGLQITFAIVFGLVIGSFLNVVVHRLPIMLERAWRAEISEAAGEPMEQDGLPARYNLWVPRSACPHCGHVLSAWENLPVLSYVLLRGRCSTCKARVSLRYPLLEIASAGFAAGSLALFGPTLTALAAFGLCAALLAMSAIDIDTHLLPDSLTLPLLWAGIIVNFNGMFANLHDAVLGAIFGYLVLWVVHWLFRLVRGVEGMGYGDFKLLAALGAWLGWAALPQIVLIAAVAGAVVGLLATWRGRMRFEEPLPFGPFLAAGGALTLFLGTPLYLALGG, from the coding sequence ATGCGGGCGACAACTCTTCTCGTGCCAGACACCTCTTCCAGCCTGCTGCCGGGCTTACTGCCCGGCCGTATCGATCATTTCGCAACCGGTCTCGGTTTCGCGTTCGGCAGCTTGCCCACGGGCCTGCAGATCACGTTTGCCATCGTGTTCGGCCTCGTGATCGGCAGCTTCCTGAACGTGGTCGTGCATAGGCTGCCCATCATGCTTGAACGCGCATGGCGAGCGGAAATCAGCGAGGCCGCCGGTGAACCGATGGAACAGGACGGCCTGCCGGCGCGCTACAACCTGTGGGTGCCGCGCAGCGCGTGCCCTCACTGCGGCCACGTATTGAGCGCGTGGGAAAATCTGCCGGTGCTGAGTTACGTGCTGCTGCGCGGGCGCTGTTCCACCTGCAAGGCGCGTGTGAGCCTGCGCTATCCGTTGCTCGAAATCGCTAGCGCGGGGTTCGCGGCCGGCTCGCTTGCACTGTTCGGCCCAACCCTCACGGCGCTCGCAGCCTTCGGACTGTGCGCGGCGCTGCTCGCCATGAGCGCGATCGACATCGACACCCACCTGCTGCCCGACTCGTTGACGCTGCCGTTGCTGTGGGCCGGCATCATCGTCAACTTCAACGGCATGTTTGCGAATCTCCACGACGCGGTGCTCGGTGCGATCTTCGGCTACCTGGTGCTGTGGGTTGTCCATTGGCTGTTTCGCCTGGTGCGCGGCGTCGAAGGCATGGGTTACGGCGATTTCAAACTGCTCGCGGCGCTCGGCGCGTGGCTCGGCTGGGCGGCGCTGCCGCAGATCGTGCTGATCGCGGCGGTGGCCGGCGCCGTAGTCGGACTGCTGGCAACATGGCGTGGCCGCATGCGCTTCGAAGAGCCGTTGCCTTTCGGGCCATTCCTCGCGGCAGGCGGCGCACTGACGCTGTTTCTCGGTACACCGCTTTATCTGGCTCTGGGAGGCTGA
- a CDS encoding type II secretion system F family protein, which yields MNLATTHRPLPADTRFKWRGVDANGVRKSGSLIAPDAATARMLLKRDHLFVIELTAHGAAPRPTARAADITLFTRQLASLLRAGLPLAPALDLLAQAQTSRHQGMPRIVGALARDITGGLRFSAALQRHPAQFNALYCQLVEVGEAAGALAAVLARIAEDRERAAAQRAKVRAALTYPVAILVLAMAITAALLVWVVPTFKQIFDGFGARLPAPTQFVLALSSGVARWSIPALAMTFAAGSAATFLLRRSEAARIRFARVSLTIPVAGPLLRTLCAARWSRALGTLLSAGTPLADAFDSLTHATGNAFFDRATVEIAARLRRGERLAAAMRGARCFPPEVVQPIAVAEESGALDTMLIDVASLADRQVDEKIGTLSSLCEPLVIIVLGALVGGLVIAMYLPIIQLGNVV from the coding sequence ATGAACCTGGCCACGACCCATCGACCGTTGCCCGCCGACACGCGTTTCAAATGGCGCGGCGTCGACGCCAACGGCGTGCGAAAAAGCGGCTCGCTCATTGCGCCGGACGCGGCCACCGCACGCATGCTCCTCAAACGCGACCATCTCTTTGTCATCGAGTTGACGGCGCATGGCGCCGCACCTCGCCCGACCGCACGCGCAGCGGACATCACGCTATTCACCCGGCAACTCGCCAGCCTGCTGCGCGCCGGCCTGCCACTCGCGCCCGCGCTGGACCTGCTCGCACAAGCGCAGACTTCTCGCCATCAGGGCATGCCGCGAATCGTCGGCGCTTTAGCGCGCGACATTACCGGCGGGCTGCGTTTTTCGGCGGCGTTGCAGCGGCATCCCGCGCAGTTCAACGCGCTGTACTGCCAGCTGGTCGAAGTCGGCGAGGCAGCAGGCGCGCTCGCAGCCGTCCTCGCTCGCATCGCCGAGGACCGCGAACGCGCCGCAGCGCAGCGTGCGAAAGTGCGCGCGGCACTGACCTATCCGGTCGCGATACTCGTGCTTGCCATGGCGATTACCGCCGCATTGCTCGTGTGGGTCGTGCCGACCTTCAAGCAGATTTTCGACGGCTTCGGCGCCAGACTGCCCGCGCCGACGCAATTCGTGCTGGCGTTGTCGTCCGGCGTGGCGCGTTGGAGCATACCGGCACTCGCCATGACTTTCGCCGCCGGTTCGGCAGCGACATTTCTGCTGCGACGTTCCGAAGCGGCGCGCATCCGGTTCGCGCGCGTATCGCTGACAATACCGGTTGCCGGCCCGCTGCTGCGCACTCTGTGCGCGGCTCGCTGGAGCCGCGCGCTAGGCACGTTGCTATCGGCCGGCACACCGCTGGCCGACGCATTCGACTCACTGACTCACGCCACCGGCAACGCCTTCTTCGACCGCGCCACCGTGGAAATCGCCGCGCGGCTGCGGCGCGGCGAACGGCTCGCGGCCGCCATGCGCGGGGCGCGCTGCTTCCCGCCCGAGGTCGTGCAGCCCATCGCGGTTGCCGAGGAGTCCGGAGCACTCGACACCATGTTGATCGACGTAGCGTCGCTCGCCGATCGCCAGGTAGACGAGAAGATCGGCACGCTGTCGAGCCTGTGCGAGCCGCTCGTCATCATCGTGCTCGGCGCGCTGGTCGGCGGCCTCGTGATCGCGATGTATCTTCCCATTATTCAACTCGGCAACGTGGTGTAG
- a CDS encoding HlyC/CorC family transporter has product MEQLPLWAQIGAVFLLLICSSFFSSSETAMMAINRHRLKHLANQNALGAKTTQGLLAHTDQLLSVVLIGNNLFNTIIPVLTTSIALHTFGRNNLVLSIATGIVAFLIIVFAEITPKIIGATFPEKVALPASLLIAPMMRVAKPLVWFVNLFANGILRVLHINTKGGHDQRLSTEELRTIVLESGSFMPTKHRSILLNLFDLENISVDDVMIPRRRIEALDFDAPFEQILHQLETCYHNKLIVYQGDIDRVLGVLHVRKTLAALHNQELERETLRELLAEPYFVPSGTPVFQQLQYFQESRHRTALVVNEYGELQGLVTPEDIIEELIGEFTTSIPRSANSRGGWNENGECIVAGSMPLRELNRWLHLTLPTDGPKTLNGLILEILEDIPDGDVCVQIGEVKLEVMRSDDQAIRTVKLFRPPVRAKTGKVLRG; this is encoded by the coding sequence GTGGAACAACTTCCCTTATGGGCGCAGATCGGCGCCGTCTTTCTGCTGCTCATCTGCTCGAGTTTCTTTTCGAGTTCCGAAACGGCCATGATGGCGATCAATCGCCATCGCCTGAAACATCTTGCCAACCAGAATGCGCTCGGCGCAAAGACCACTCAGGGTCTGCTCGCTCACACCGATCAACTGCTAAGCGTCGTGCTGATCGGCAACAACCTCTTCAATACGATCATTCCGGTGCTCACCACCTCGATCGCGCTGCACACGTTCGGACGTAACAACCTGGTGCTGTCGATCGCGACCGGGATCGTCGCGTTTCTGATTATCGTGTTCGCGGAGATCACGCCGAAGATCATCGGCGCGACGTTCCCGGAAAAGGTCGCCCTGCCGGCCAGCCTGCTGATCGCGCCGATGATGCGCGTCGCCAAACCGCTCGTCTGGTTCGTCAATCTGTTCGCGAACGGCATCTTGCGCGTGTTGCACATCAATACGAAAGGCGGCCACGATCAGCGGCTGTCCACCGAAGAACTGCGCACCATCGTCCTCGAGTCCGGCAGCTTCATGCCGACCAAGCACCGCAGCATTCTGCTCAACCTGTTCGATCTCGAAAACATTTCCGTCGACGACGTGATGATCCCGCGCCGCCGTATCGAGGCACTCGACTTCGACGCGCCGTTCGAACAGATCCTGCACCAGCTGGAGACCTGCTATCACAACAAGCTGATCGTCTATCAAGGCGATATCGACCGGGTGCTCGGCGTGCTGCACGTACGCAAGACGCTGGCGGCGCTGCACAACCAGGAACTCGAGCGCGAGACGCTGCGCGAATTGCTGGCCGAACCTTACTTCGTGCCGAGCGGCACACCGGTGTTCCAGCAGCTGCAATACTTCCAGGAGAGCCGTCATCGCACGGCGCTGGTCGTCAACGAATACGGCGAGTTGCAGGGCCTCGTTACGCCGGAAGACATCATCGAGGAACTGATCGGTGAATTCACCACGTCGATTCCGCGTAGCGCCAATTCGCGCGGTGGCTGGAACGAGAACGGCGAATGCATCGTGGCAGGCAGCATGCCGCTTCGCGAGTTGAACCGCTGGCTGCATCTCACGCTGCCCACCGACGGGCCGAAAACGCTCAATGGCCTGATCCTCGAAATTCTCGAAGACATTCCCGACGGCGACGTGTGCGTGCAGATCGGCGAAGTCAAACTTGAAGTCATGCGCAGCGACGATCAGGCGATTCGCACCGTCAAGCTGTTCAGGCCGCCGGTGCGCGCAAAAACCGGCAAGGTGTTGCGCGGCTGA